A genomic region of Campylobacter corcagiensis contains the following coding sequences:
- a CDS encoding serine hydroxymethyltransferase — MSLENFDKEIFDLTNKELKRQCDYLEMIASENFTYPEVMEVMGSILTNKYAEGYPHKRYYGGCEFVDGIEEIAIERCKKLFNCNFANVQPNSGSQANQGVYGALINPGDRILGMDLSHGGHLTHGAKVSSSGKNYDSFFYGVESDGRINYDKVLEIAKTVQPKLIVCGASAYAREIDFAKFREIADSVGAYLFADVAHIAGLVVAGEHPSPFPHCHVVSSTTHKTLRGPRGGIIMTNDEEIAKKINSSIFPGIQGGPLMHVIAAKAVGFKHNLSDEWKVYAKQVKANAKKLGEVLISRGYDLVSGGTDNHLVLMDLSNKDYSGKDASAALEEAGITANKNTVPNEKRSPFVTSGVRLGSPALTARGMKEAEFEFIANKIADVLDDINNKDLHAKIKEELKELASKFVIYNKAMY, encoded by the coding sequence ATGAGTTTAGAAAATTTTGATAAAGAAATTTTTGATTTAACAAACAAAGAGTTAAAAAGGCAGTGCGATTATTTAGAAATGATCGCAAGTGAAAACTTCACATACCCAGAAGTTATGGAAGTTATGGGATCAATTTTAACAAATAAATACGCAGAAGGTTATCCTCATAAAAGATATTACGGCGGATGTGAATTTGTAGATGGCATCGAAGAAATAGCAATTGAAAGATGTAAAAAGCTTTTTAATTGCAACTTTGCAAATGTTCAACCAAACTCAGGAAGTCAAGCAAATCAAGGCGTTTATGGAGCTTTAATAAATCCAGGCGATAGAATTTTAGGTATGGATTTAAGCCATGGCGGACACTTAACTCATGGTGCAAAAGTTTCAAGTAGTGGAAAAAACTACGATAGCTTTTTTTACGGCGTTGAATCAGATGGAAGAATAAACTATGATAAAGTTTTAGAAATAGCTAAAACAGTCCAGCCAAAACTCATAGTTTGTGGTGCAAGTGCATATGCAAGAGAGATTGATTTTGCCAAATTTAGAGAGATTGCTGATTCAGTTGGTGCGTATTTGTTTGCAGATGTTGCTCATATAGCTGGTCTTGTTGTAGCAGGAGAGCATCCTAGTCCGTTTCCACACTGCCATGTAGTTAGCTCAACCACTCATAAAACACTTCGTGGTCCAAGAGGTGGAATCATCATGACAAATGATGAAGAAATAGCTAAAAAAATCAACTCATCAATTTTTCCAGGAATTCAAGGTGGTCCTTTAATGCATGTAATCGCCGCAAAGGCAGTTGGATTTAAGCATAATTTAAGCGATGAGTGGAAAGTTTATGCAAAGCAAGTAAAAGCAAATGCTAAAAAACTAGGAGAAGTTTTGATAAGTAGAGGCTATGATTTAGTAAGTGGTGGAACTGATAATCACCTTGTTTTAATGGATCTATCAAATAAAGACTATAGCGGAAAAGACGCATCAGCCGCACTTGAAGAAGCAGGAATCACAGCTAATAAAAACACAGTTCCAAATGAAAAAAGAAGTCCTTTTGTAACAAGTGGTGTAAGACTAGGAAGCCCTGCACTAACAGCAAGAGGGATGAAAGAAGCTGAGTTTGAGTTTATCGCAAATAAAATAGCTGACGTACTAGATGATATAAATAATAAAGACCTTCACGCAAAAATCAAAGAAGAGCTAAAAGAGCTTGCAAGTAAATTTGTAATCTACAATAAGGCTATGTATTAA
- the lysS gene encoding lysine--tRNA ligase, with protein sequence MVFDNQLELQRIEKANELRNLGINPYPHFLKRDMSIKEFRDKFEYVKDLEEKRVSDEVTISGRLKLKRVAGKSTFANIEDESGNVQIYYSRDSIGEDLYANFKKNLEVGDIVLVKGYPFVTKTGEFSMHVTNLTLASKAISQLPEKFHGLVDIEMRYRQRYLDMIMNPEVRNDFKKRSKIISIIRHFFENKGFMEVETPMMHPIAGGANAKPFITYHNALDVNRFLRIAPELYLKRLIVGGMEAVFEINRNFRNEGMDLTHNPEFTAIEFYWAWHEYNEAMDLTEELFKVLLKELNLPEILEYDELKIDFSKPFARVKYLDALVEIGEISKDIINDKDKILEKLKNDGFEANANLDIGHLQAELFDNYVEKKLINPTFIVDFPLSISPLSRRSDENPNIAERFELFIAGNELANAFNELNDPLDQYERFKGQIDAKNAGDDEAHEMDEDYVKALGYAMPPTVGWGLGIDRLVMLLTNKKSIRDVILFPAMRPLKQNDENKE encoded by the coding sequence GTGGTATTTGATAATCAATTAGAACTCCAAAGGATAGAAAAAGCTAACGAACTTAGAAATTTAGGCATAAATCCATATCCACATTTTCTAAAAAGAGATATGAGCATTAAAGAATTTAGAGATAAATTTGAGTATGTTAAGGATTTAGAAGAAAAAAGAGTTAGCGATGAAGTAACGATTTCAGGAAGATTAAAGCTTAAAAGAGTTGCTGGAAAATCAACCTTTGCAAACATCGAAGATGAAAGTGGAAATGTCCAAATTTATTATTCTCGTGATAGCATCGGCGAAGATTTATACGCAAATTTTAAAAAAAATCTTGAAGTTGGAGATATAGTTTTAGTAAAAGGCTATCCTTTTGTAACAAAAACTGGGGAGTTTTCCATGCATGTTACAAATTTAACTCTTGCTTCAAAAGCTATTTCTCAACTACCTGAGAAATTTCATGGACTTGTAGATATTGAGATGCGTTACCGCCAAAGATATCTTGATATGATAATGAATCCAGAAGTTAGAAATGACTTCAAAAAAAGATCAAAAATCATCTCTATAATTAGGCATTTTTTTGAAAATAAAGGCTTTATGGAAGTTGAAACTCCGATGATGCACCCAATTGCAGGCGGGGCAAATGCAAAGCCTTTTATAACTTATCATAACGCTCTTGATGTAAATCGCTTTTTAAGAATCGCACCTGAACTTTATCTAAAAAGACTAATTGTTGGCGGAATGGAAGCTGTTTTTGAGATAAATAGAAATTTTAGAAATGAAGGAATGGATTTAACTCATAATCCTGAATTTACAGCCATTGAGTTTTACTGGGCGTGGCATGAGTATAATGAAGCGATGGATTTAACAGAAGAACTTTTTAAGGTTTTACTAAAAGAGCTAAATTTACCTGAAATTTTAGAGTATGATGAGCTAAAAATAGACTTTTCAAAGCCATTTGCAAGAGTAAAATATTTAGATGCTTTAGTTGAAATTGGTGAAATTTCAAAAGATATTATAAATGATAAAGATAAAATTTTAGAAAAATTAAAAAATGATGGCTTTGAGGCAAATGCAAATTTAGATATAGGACATTTACAAGCTGAACTTTTTGATAATTATGTTGAAAAAAAGCTAATTAATCCAACTTTTATAGTTGATTTTCCACTTTCAATTAGCCCGCTTTCAAGAAGAAGCGATGAAAATCCAAATATCGCTGAGAGATTTGAGCTATTTATCGCAGGAAACGAACTTGCAAATGCCTTTAATGAGCTAAATGATCCACTTGATCAATATGAGAGATTTAAAGGTCAAATTGACGCTAAAAACGCAGGAGATGATGAAGCACACGAGATGGATGAAGACTATGTAAAAGCACTTGGATATGCGATGCCTCCAACTGTTGGCTGGGGACTTGGCATTGATAGATTAGTCATGCTTTTAACAAATAAAAAATCAATTCGCGATGTTATTTTATTTCCAGCGATGAGACCACTTAAACAAAATGATGAAAACAAGGAGTAA
- a CDS encoding Fur family transcriptional regulator: protein MKIENLEFDALLDKFKKILKDNALKFTVQRECVLKTLYNNDHHFTPEELYMEIKETYPELNIGIATVYRTLNLLEESGMVTSISFGIQGKKFELANKPHHDHIICKHCGKIVEFEDECVEQRQIDIAKHYGFTLTGHLMQLYGTCNDCKKGEK from the coding sequence ATGAAAATTGAAAATTTAGAATTTGATGCATTGCTAGATAAATTTAAGAAGATTTTAAAAGACAATGCTCTTAAATTTACAGTCCAAAGAGAGTGTGTTTTAAAAACACTTTATAACAACGATCATCACTTCACTCCTGAAGAGCTTTATATGGAGATAAAAGAGACTTATCCTGAGTTAAACATAGGTATCGCTACTGTTTACAGAACTCTAAATTTATTAGAAGAATCAGGAATGGTTACTTCTATATCATTTGGAATTCAGGGTAAAAAATTTGAACTTGCCAACAAACCTCATCACGATCATATCATATGTAAACATTGTGGCAAAATAGTAGAATTTGAAGATGAGTGTGTTGAACAAAGACAAATTGACATAGCAAAACATTATGGTTTTACGCTAACAGGACATCTTATGCAACTATATGGAACTTGTAATGATTGTAAAAAAGGAGAAAAATAA
- a CDS encoding CvpA family protein, which produces MEALNWLDLIIIGLVFVFGLKGLSSGLIREIFGIIGIIGGFVLAIRYKAEVGAWISTNIYDLGKIGVMSETGTQSVVGFIVALFGIWFAALILGELLTKLLGLSGLSLIDRIGGFVFGGAKIFLIFAVLAVFIRSSAFLNDQARPYFENSITYPYLVNVGTKLMGMRKEDIIPTTQKRSNEEKNSVNVVYEKSEVTQDNNQTLDLNISTDGFKNEN; this is translated from the coding sequence ATGGAAGCTTTAAACTGGTTAGATCTCATAATTATAGGGCTTGTTTTTGTATTCGGGCTTAAGGGTTTATCAAGCGGTCTTATAAGAGAAATTTTTGGTATTATAGGGATAATAGGTGGTTTTGTTTTAGCCATTAGATATAAAGCTGAAGTTGGTGCTTGGATAAGTACAAATATATACGACCTTGGAAAAATTGGCGTAATGAGCGAAACTGGAACCCAAAGCGTGGTTGGTTTTATTGTAGCTCTTTTTGGAATTTGGTTTGCGGCATTGATACTTGGTGAGCTTTTAACAAAACTTCTTGGACTTAGCGGACTAAGTCTTATAGATAGGATTGGTGGATTTGTGTTTGGTGGGGCAAAGATTTTCTTAATATTTGCAGTTTTAGCTGTATTTATTAGATCATCTGCTTTTTTAAACGATCAAGCAAGACCATACTTTGAAAACAGCATCACATATCCATATCTTGTAAATGTTGGAACGAAACTTATGGGGATGAGAAAAGAAGATATCATTCCTACTACGCAAAAAAGATCTAATGAAGAGAAAAATAGCGTAAATGTAGTATATGAAAAAAGCGAAGTAACTCAAGATAATAATCAAACTCTTGATTTAAACATATCAACTGATGGATTTAAAAATGAAAATTGA
- a CDS encoding type IV pilus twitching motility protein PilT, whose amino-acid sequence MENKKLPDIHTLLKVMVQHKASDLHIVSRSAPQIRIDGKLRPIDMEPLTGEDIETMCYAVISDAQKSELEENKELDFALEIPNIGRYRGNYYYTMNGDLAAAFRTIPINIPSIDDLKGPQIFKDLVKREKGLILVTGPTGSGKSTTLASLLNEINENERKHIITVEDPVEFVHTNKKALFSHRNIGTDTHSYANALKYALREDPDIILIGEMRDKETISIAITAAETGHLVFGTLHTNSAMQTISRIIDSFEGGEQAMIRNMLSVSLSAIISQSLLPRIGGGRLAIHEILINNSAISNLIREDKNHQIYSQMQLNQQQTGMVTQTQALVKAIQANLITKDDARRYSTSLQELIKIIGD is encoded by the coding sequence ATGGAAAATAAAAAACTACCAGATATTCATACGCTACTTAAGGTTATGGTTCAGCACAAAGCAAGTGACTTACATATCGTAAGCAGAAGTGCTCCACAAATCAGAATAGATGGGAAACTTCGCCCAATAGATATGGAGCCACTTACTGGTGAAGATATAGAAACAATGTGCTACGCAGTCATAAGTGATGCTCAAAAGAGCGAACTTGAAGAGAACAAAGAGCTTGACTTTGCTTTAGAGATTCCAAATATCGGGCGTTACAGAGGTAACTACTACTACACGATGAATGGTGATTTAGCTGCTGCTTTTAGAACAATTCCGATAAATATTCCATCAATTGACGATTTAAAAGGTCCTCAAATTTTTAAAGATTTAGTAAAAAGAGAAAAAGGTCTTATCTTAGTTACTGGACCAACTGGATCTGGTAAATCAACCACACTTGCATCACTTTTAAACGAGATAAATGAGAACGAAAGAAAGCACATTATAACAGTTGAAGATCCTGTGGAATTTGTCCACACAAATAAAAAAGCCCTTTTTTCACATAGAAATATAGGAACTGATACTCACTCATATGCAAATGCCTTAAAATACGCACTTCGTGAAGATCCAGATATCATACTAATAGGTGAGATGAGAGATAAGGAAACTATCTCAATTGCTATAACAGCAGCTGAAACTGGACACTTAGTTTTTGGAACACTTCATACAAACTCAGCAATGCAGACAATTAGCCGTATTATAGATAGTTTTGAAGGTGGTGAGCAAGCTATGATTAGAAATATGCTCTCTGTTTCTTTATCAGCCATCATATCTCAATCACTACTTCCTAGAATTGGTGGCGGGCGTTTAGCAATTCATGAAATTTTGATAAACAATAGCGCTATTTCAAACCTTATTAGAGAGGATAAAAACCACCAAATCTACTCTCAAATGCAACTAAACCAACAGCAAACCGGAATGGTAACTCAAACTCAGGCTCTAGTTAAAGCTATTCAGGCTAATCTCATCACAAAAGATGATGCTAGAAGGTACTCTACAAGCTTACAAGAGCTTATTAAAATTATAGGAGATTAA
- the gatC gene encoding Asp-tRNA(Asn)/Glu-tRNA(Gln) amidotransferase subunit GatC has translation MLIDDNLLKKLEKLSAIKIDDDRRDSTKKELQSILEFVNILDELNLKDEKIGSSSNFTPLRDDVPNSGNQEIIDIVFKNAPDAKDGFFVVPKILD, from the coding sequence GTGCTGATAGATGATAATTTACTAAAAAAACTTGAAAAGTTAAGTGCCATAAAAATAGACGATGACAGAAGAGATAGTACTAAAAAGGAGCTACAAAGCATACTTGAGTTTGTAAATATCTTAGATGAGCTTAACTTAAAAGATGAAAAAATAGGTAGTAGCTCAAATTTTACACCGCTAAGAGATGATGTTCCAAATAGTGGCAATCAAGAGATTATAGATATAGTATTTAAAAATGCACCAGATGCTAAAGATGGTTTTTTTGTGGTGCCTAAAATTTTAGATTAA
- a CDS encoding type III pantothenate kinase, giving the protein MLLLDVGNHSAKIWHDGLISSKSIDELNSFLPKEKAYYISVNSNFKPNSNKFIDISDFFEFDTIYKGLGVDRIAGCYIIKNGIVVDAGSAITVDIMIDFVHQGGFIVPGIAAQLKANEEISKVLKVAINSQVSLEALPQKTVDAVSFGIIAPLVFLIKDMSKNKNIYLTGGDGSFFSKFFDNAIFDKNLVFRGMLKALEERGIKC; this is encoded by the coding sequence ATGCTACTTTTAGATGTTGGCAACCACAGTGCTAAAATTTGGCATGATGGCTTAATTTCAAGTAAAAGTATTGATGAACTTAACTCTTTTTTGCCAAAAGAGAAGGCTTACTATATCAGTGTAAATTCTAACTTTAAACCAAATAGTAATAAATTTATAGATATTAGTGATTTTTTTGAGTTTGATACTATATATAAGGGTTTGGGCGTTGATAGAATCGCAGGATGCTATATAATTAAAAACGGAATTGTAGTTGATGCAGGAAGTGCGATAACTGTTGATATAATGATAGACTTTGTTCATCAAGGTGGCTTTATAGTGCCTGGGATAGCAGCACAGCTTAAAGCAAATGAAGAAATTTCAAAAGTTCTTAAAGTGGCGATTAATTCGCAAGTAAGTCTTGAAGCTTTGCCACAAAAAACAGTCGATGCTGTAAGTTTTGGAATAATTGCACCTTTAGTATTCCTCATAAAAGATATGAGTAAAAATAAAAATATCTACTTAACAGGTGGAGATGGAAGCTTTTTTTCTAAATTTTTTGATAATGCGATTTTTGATAAAAATTTAGTCTTTAGAGGAATGCTTAAAGCTTTAGAAGAAAGAGGTATAAAATGCTAA
- the hisG gene encoding ATP phosphoribosyltransferase produces the protein MLTVALPKGRIADGTLEVFKAIYGDDFEFEDRKLILEKKGFKFLAVRNQDIPTYVSNGAADIGVVGLDVLEEHKSDVLRLLDLGFGKCRVCVGVKNEFTLDYDMPGIKVATKMPNITKEFFASKATPVTIIKLYGSIELAPLIGLADAIVDNVETGTTMKQNGLKVAETIMQSSAYLISNKNSFITKRAEILALTSKISAHLNS, from the coding sequence ATGCTAACTGTTGCTTTGCCAAAGGGCAGAATTGCTGATGGAACGCTAGAAGTTTTTAAGGCTATTTATGGTGATGATTTTGAGTTTGAAGATAGAAAACTTATTTTAGAAAAAAAAGGCTTTAAATTTCTAGCAGTTAGAAATCAAGATATACCAACTTATGTGAGTAATGGTGCAGCTGACATAGGCGTAGTTGGTCTTGATGTATTAGAAGAGCATAAAAGTGATGTTTTAAGGCTTTTAGATCTTGGTTTTGGAAAGTGTAGAGTATGTGTTGGAGTTAAAAACGAATTTACGCTTGATTACGATATGCCAGGTATTAAAGTTGCAACTAAAATGCCAAATATAACAAAAGAATTTTTTGCAAGTAAAGCAACTCCAGTAACGATTATAAAGCTTTATGGATCAATTGAGTTAGCTCCACTAATCGGTCTAGCTGATGCGATTGTTGATAATGTTGAAACTGGAACTACAATGAAACAAAACGGTCTAAAAGTAGCTGAAACGATAATGCAAAGCTCAGCTTATTTAATATCAAATAAAAATAGTTTTATAACAAAAAGGGCTGAAATTTTAGCATTAACTAGCAAAATTTCAGCGCATTTAAATAGTTAG
- a CDS encoding LysR family transcriptional regulator, translated as MTLKQIEYFLKVCELKQISECSKFFGISQSAMSISIKNLENSLGGDLFDRRGKSLSINERGKAFYKSIKPIYNRVLEIERNMQNESMYELSLMSSQNVGTYLSPYILSGILEKNDKINLSVSMGNTTQILDEVVNNKIDIGLIEGDLENSDVKSVLICKDEIIVVTGNKNLSDKTYSINDLTKEEWVMRESGSGTRDSFYANLPGDISLNTILELPTTEAIKRCLEDSSYFTCLPRFAVKNELGKSLFEVKVKGKKFLRNIYLVYSKDKDDSETFLNIISKIEKEIRETHAKLTEI; from the coding sequence ATGACACTAAAACAGATTGAGTATTTTTTAAAGGTATGTGAGCTAAAGCAGATAAGTGAGTGTTCTAAATTTTTTGGAATTTCACAATCAGCAATGTCAATATCTATCAAAAATTTAGAAAACTCTTTGGGCGGAGATCTTTTTGATAGAAGGGGCAAAAGTCTGTCTATAAACGAAAGAGGAAAAGCTTTTTATAAATCAATCAAACCAATTTATAATAGAGTTTTAGAAATAGAAAGAAATATGCAAAATGAGAGCATGTATGAGCTATCTTTGATGTCAAGTCAAAATGTTGGAACATATCTATCTCCTTATATTTTAAGTGGTATTTTAGAAAAAAATGACAAGATAAATTTAAGTGTATCTATGGGAAATACAACTCAAATTCTAGATGAGGTTGTAAATAATAAAATAGACATAGGTCTTATAGAAGGCGATCTTGAAAATTCTGATGTAAAGTCAGTTTTAATCTGTAAAGATGAGATAATTGTAGTAACTGGAAACAAAAATCTTAGCGATAAAACCTATAGCATAAATGATCTTACAAAAGAAGAGTGGGTAATGAGAGAGAGCGGAAGTGGTACTAGGGATTCTTTTTATGCAAATTTACCAGGCGATATATCGCTAAATACTATTTTAGAACTACCTACAACTGAAGCGATAAAAAGATGCTTAGAAGACAGTAGTTATTTTACTTGTTTACCTAGATTTGCAGTAAAAAATGAACTTGGAAAGAGCCTTTTTGAAGTAAAAGTAAAGGGTAAAAAATTCCTAAGAAATATCTACTTAGTATACTCAAAAGATAAAGATGACAGTGAGACTTTTTTAAACATTATCTCAAAAATTGAAAAAGAGATAAGAGAGACTCACGCCAAACTTACTGAAATCTAA
- the nadD gene encoding nicotinate (nicotinamide) nucleotide adenylyltransferase yields MNIALFGGSFDPPHLGHTKIVEISLTSLDIDKLFIIPTYINPFKSGFFAPPNLRLKWLKKLFENLDKVEICDYEIRQNRPVATIETVRYLKEIYKPNTVYLIIGADNLKDLKKWQNYPELESLVEFVVASRDGEFIPKDLKKLNINANISSTKFRNNLNLKYIPKPLQSEVLDFYKRTKMSKIKIITDILENKKAENIEVIDMEGKDYIAKSVIIATTLTGKHGLSLSDDIKNALAEIKEKILHIESSDEWTVIDLGDVIIHLMSEAYRTKYDIEEFLEKLKFER; encoded by the coding sequence ATGAATATCGCACTTTTTGGTGGAAGTTTTGATCCACCGCACCTAGGACACACTAAAATCGTGGAAATTTCACTTACTTCTTTAGATATTGATAAGCTTTTTATCATACCTACTTATATAAATCCTTTTAAAAGTGGCTTTTTTGCACCACCAAATTTAAGGCTTAAATGGCTAAAAAAACTTTTTGAAAATTTAGACAAAGTTGAAATTTGTGATTACGAAATCAGACAAAACCGTCCAGTTGCTACAATAGAAACTGTAAGATACTTAAAAGAAATTTATAAGCCAAATACAGTTTATTTGATAATTGGTGCTGATAATTTAAAGGATTTAAAAAAGTGGCAAAACTACCCTGAACTTGAGAGTTTAGTGGAATTTGTAGTAGCCTCAAGAGATGGTGAGTTTATACCTAAGGACTTGAAAAAATTAAATATAAATGCTAATATTTCATCTACAAAATTTAGAAATAATCTAAATTTAAAATATATACCAAAACCGCTGCAAAGTGAAGTTTTGGATTTTTATAAAAGGACAAAAATGTCAAAGATTAAAATAATTACTGATATTTTAGAGAATAAAAAGGCTGAAAATATCGAAGTTATCGATATGGAAGGCAAAGACTACATCGCTAAAAGTGTTATAATTGCTACAACGCTAACAGGAAAACATGGACTTTCACTAAGTGATGATATAAAAAATGCTCTTGCTGAGATAAAAGAGAAAATTTTGCATATAGAAAGTAGCGATGAGTGGACGGTTATTGATTTGGGTGATGTTATCATTCATCTAATGAGTGAGGCTTATAGAACAAAATACGATATAGAAGAGTTTTTAGAAAAACTTAAATTTGAAAGATAG
- the gap gene encoding type I glyceraldehyde-3-phosphate dehydrogenase has product MALKIAINGFGRIGRCVARIILNRDDVELVAINDTAKREITRYLLKYDSVHGEFKKDVLVVGDDISVDGKVIKMSSTREPSEIDFNGADVVLECTGAFLTKESCKPYLDKGLNLVVMSAPAKDDTPTFVMGVNHELYSGEKIISNASCTTNGLAPVAKVLDDKFGIVSGLMTTTHAYTASQPLLDTKSKDFRKSRAAATNIIPTTTGAAKAIGLVLPNLKGKLNGLALRVPVADVSMVDLTAVLAKKVTTEEINSAFKDYAKKNPEILLFDEDFRVSSDFITSSYSSVVASDMTQIVDGNLVKVLAWYDNEWGYSSRLVDLAVYAAKKGLK; this is encoded by the coding sequence ATGGCACTTAAAATAGCTATAAATGGATTTGGGCGTATCGGCAGATGCGTAGCTAGAATCATCTTAAATAGAGATGATGTAGAACTTGTAGCGATAAATGACACAGCAAAAAGAGAGATAACAAGATATTTGCTTAAATATGACAGCGTTCATGGCGAGTTTAAAAAAGATGTTTTAGTTGTAGGTGATGATATAAGTGTTGATGGAAAAGTCATAAAAATGTCTTCAACAAGAGAGCCTAGCGAGATTGATTTTAATGGCGCAGATGTGGTTTTAGAGTGTACTGGGGCATTTTTAACTAAAGAGTCTTGTAAACCATATCTAGATAAAGGATTAAATTTAGTCGTAATGAGTGCTCCAGCTAAAGATGATACGCCAACATTTGTAATGGGCGTAAATCATGAGCTTTACAGTGGCGAAAAAATCATCTCAAATGCAAGTTGTACTACAAATGGACTAGCTCCAGTTGCAAAAGTTCTTGATGATAAATTTGGCATCGTAAGTGGACTAATGACTACAACTCATGCCTACACAGCTTCTCAGCCACTTCTTGATACAAAAAGTAAAGACTTTAGAAAAAGTAGAGCAGCAGCTACAAACATCATCCCAACTACTACAGGAGCAGCAAAGGCTATAGGCTTAGTGCTTCCAAATTTAAAAGGTAAGCTTAATGGACTGGCTTTAAGAGTGCCAGTGGCTGATGTTTCGATGGTGGATTTAACAGCGGTTTTAGCTAAAAAAGTAACTACTGAAGAGATTAATAGTGCCTTTAAAGATTACGCTAAGAAAAATCCAGAAATTTTACTTTTTGATGAGGATTTTAGGGTTTCAAGCGATTTTATTACTAGTTCATACTCAAGCGTTGTAGCAAGCGATATGACTCAGATTGTTGATGGAAATTTAGTTAAAGTTCTAGCATGGTATGATAATGAGTGGGGCTATAGTTCAAGGCTTGTTGATTTGGCTGTTTATGCGGCTAAAAAGGGTCTAAAATGA
- a CDS encoding phosphoglycerate kinase, whose translation MTENLLFIKDINFKKGSKVFIRCDFNTPMDEFQNITDDRRIRSALATIKYCLDEGCSVILTSHLGRPKNGYEEKFSLEPIAKRLSRLLNKDVIFVKDIIGEMAKKAVSELKTGEILLLENLRFEKGETKNDENFAKELANFADYYINDAFGVCHRAHASVHAITKFFDDEHKCAGFLLKKEIEFASNLIKHPARPFVAVVGGSKVSGKLQALKNLLPKVDKLIIGGGMAFTFIKALGYEIGNSLLEEDLIDEALKVLEKGKELGVKIYLPVDAIVAPYLSNDTVMKYVPIQEMPKDWMGLDIGPASVTLFKEALDSAQTIWWNGPMGVFEIDKFSRGSFRMSHFIAESPATTVIGGGDTADVVARAGDKDEVTFISTGGGASLELIEGKELPGVKVLIREEKN comes from the coding sequence ATGACAGAAAATTTACTTTTTATAAAAGATATAAATTTTAAAAAAGGCTCAAAAGTTTTTATAAGATGTGATTTTAATACCCCAATGGATGAGTTTCAAAATATAACTGATGATAGAAGGATCCGCTCAGCTCTTGCAACGATAAAATACTGCTTAGATGAGGGGTGTTCTGTTATTTTAACTAGCCATTTAGGTCGCCCAAAAAATGGCTATGAAGAGAAATTTAGCCTAGAGCCAATAGCAAAAAGGCTCTCAAGACTTCTAAATAAAGATGTTATTTTTGTAAAAGATATCATCGGAGAAATGGCTAAAAAGGCAGTTAGTGAGCTAAAAACAGGTGAAATTTTACTACTTGAAAATCTTAGATTTGAAAAAGGTGAAACCAAAAATGATGAAAATTTTGCCAAAGAGTTGGCAAATTTTGCTGATTATTATATAAATGATGCTTTTGGAGTTTGTCATAGAGCCCACGCTTCAGTTCATGCTATTACTAAATTTTTTGATGATGAGCATAAATGCGCTGGATTTTTGCTAAAAAAAGAGATTGAATTTGCTTCAAATTTGATTAAGCATCCAGCTAGGCCTTTTGTTGCTGTTGTTGGCGGAAGTAAAGTAAGTGGCAAACTTCAAGCTTTAAAAAACCTACTACCAAAGGTTGATAAGCTTATAATTGGCGGTGGAATGGCGTTTACTTTTATAAAAGCTTTAGGTTATGAGATAGGAAACTCGCTTTTAGAAGAGGATTTGATAGATGAAGCACTAAAAGTTTTAGAAAAAGGTAAAGAGTTGGGCGTTAAAATTTACTTGCCAGTTGATGCTATTGTTGCGCCATATCTATCAAATGATACTGTGATGAAATACGTTCCTATTCAAGAGATGCCAAAAGATTGGATGGGACTTGATATCGGACCAGCTAGCGTAACGCTTTTTAAAGAAGCGCTTGACTCAGCTCAGACTATTTGGTGGAATGGACCGATGGGTGTTTTTGAGATAGATAAGTTTTCAAGAGGAAGCTTTAGAATGAGTCACTTTATAGCAGAAAGCCCAGCTACTACGGTTATTGGCGGTGGCGATACAGCTGATGTGGTAGCAAGAGCTGGAGATAAAGATGAGGTTACTTTTATATCAACTGGTGGTGGAGCAAGTCTTGAGCTGATTGAAGGTAAAGAACTACCTGGTGTAAAAGTGCTTATAAGAGAGGAAAAAAATTGA